CTACCTCGTACTGGGATCAATGGTCACGCGCCTTGGCTTTGCACAAAAGCAGAAGCAAGGGCTTGCGGAGGCGCGAGGTGGCCGGCGAGGTCCAGCAAACGTTTGGGGATCTGCCTTGACTGGCACAGTGATCGCTCTCTTGATTGGAGCAGGTCTCGGCTCCCCGACGCTGTTGCTGATTGGATTTGCAGCCAGCTTCGCGGCCAAACTTGCTGACACCTTTGGCAGTGAGATCGGCAAACGCTGGGGACGAACCACAGTGTTGATCACCAGTCTTCGCAGAGTGCCAGCAGGAACGGAGGGTGCCGTGAGCCTGGAAGGCACCCTGGCGAGTGCCGCTGGCAGCCTGCTCATGATGCTGGTGATGGCGGGGCTGTCGATCGTGACCTCTCCCACGGCGATGCTGGTGGTCGCATTTGTGGGTCTGATCGCGACCCTGCTGGAAAGCCTGCTGGGAGCTCTGGCTCAGGAGAGGGTGACCTGGTTAACCAATGAGATCGTCAACGGCTTGCAAACCGCCTGGGCCGCCGTCTTGGCGATGCTGATTGCGCTTCCGCTGGGTCTTGCGGGCTAATGGGAGGCACTGCTGTAGAGGTCGTGCTGCCTGTCGCAATCGGCTCAGCGACTCTCGGATTGATTGGCGTAGCAAGCCTGCATCAACCTTTTCTCTCAAAGCAAGGTCCTTGATTGGAATGTTGTCGACATAGCGAGCAAGGAGCCAACAACACTGTTGAGGCTCAAGTGTCTTCAGAGCGTCCTTCAACCAGCGAAGGCTGGGTTCCTCCACCGAAACAGGCACAGAGGAGGGATCCTCGATTTGATGAAGCAGGGAGCTTCTCAGCTCTCCGTCTACCGCCTGAATGGAAGGCGCAACATCAAGCGAAGCCACGTAGCTGAGGGAGTGAGCGATCAGGGCCTCTCGCCAACGGTGAGGGCTCACGTTGAGGGATGCTGCGAGGCCTCGCTCATCCAGTGGATCCAGACTCTGTTGCAACCGTTGCGCCTGAAGACGCACACCCCGACTATGCAAGTCCTTCAAACGCCAAGGAATCCTCAGCGCATGTTGTCGATCGCGACGGAAATGCAGGATTTGGCCGTTCACCCTGGTTAACACATAGGTGCTGATGCGACATCCACGTTGAGGATCAAAGTTGGCCATTCCATGAATCAAGCCCAAGCGACCTTCCTGCACTAAATCGTCTTGCTCTCCTGGAAAGCGAGCCGCTTGATGGATGGCGGCATGGTGCGCCAATCCAAGATGTTCAAGCACAGCATCGTTGCGATCAAGAATTGACTGGGGCAATAATCTGCGCTGCTCGCGCCGTCGAAGGCTCTCAGGAGAAGGCATGAAATGTGGGTGATTTGGACCCCTTCAACGTCGCTTTCATCGGCCTTTACACCCTCCTCCTTTCCAATGGAAGGTTCCACTCGAAAGGATGAAAACCAAGCCATCCGAAGAGTGAACACTTGCTATGAGTGGAACGATACAAACCCTTAAACCATGATCAAATCACGGACTCACCACTCAATCACTTTCGTTTTTTTGTCTCTTTTCAGCGGTATAGCGATGACACAAGCGATGCCTAGTAACGCCCAATCGATTGAAGAATGGTATGAAAGCCGCCCACCAGAACAACTTTGCGAGCTTTATCGCTCAGGGGCAATTCGACCAGATCAACTCCCTGGGGGAAGAGACTCAGAGCCTTGCGCGAATTTTCCGACCCCGGATCAATACGTCATCAAGGATGTGAACTGACAATGGGGCTCCAGACCAGCCCAATGAAGAAGTGGCTTCCACTCCTGAAGTCGTTGATGAATCCAGTGATGACCTGTGCTGTTGAGATGAATGCCGTCAGGTTCCAACCAGGTCAACCAATCGGGCTCTGCGGCCATCGCTCGGTGCAGGCTTAAAAATGGAACATCGGCTTCCAGGCACGTTTCCTCCAATTGCGCTTCATGGATAGCCACTGCCTCATTGCTGTACCAAAGGCAATCAGCGAAAGGCATGACCGCTTCATCAACAACGCTGAGCCCCATCACCATGACTTGAGTGACTGGCGTCATCGCCGCAAGCAATTGCTCAAGCCCGAAGCGAAACGCTTCAGCACTCAATTGCTGCCGTCCATCAAGCCGGCCCACCCGTGCGCTGTCATTGAGCCCCACCGAGAGCAGCAAACCATCGGGCTGCTGGCGACGGAGCTCACCGCGGCAACTCCACTCTTGCTGCCATCGCTGAGCGATGCGCTCCAGTCCATCCCCACGTACGCCAAGCCCATACACCACGGGGGCTGAGGGCATCGTCATCCATTGACGCCTCAAGCGTTCACACCATCCCCCTCCCTCTGAATCACCCCATCCGTACACGCCACTATCCCCGATCACGACAAGCTGCCGCGGCGCTGTTGTCATCACTGGCGGTCACGCAATCCAGACGTCAGCTTTGCAGCCAGAGCGAACGGCAGCGGTCACTGAGTGATTCCCCACTGATGGTGAGGGCGCAATAGCAACAAAGCACTAATACCACCGCAGCCCAATGAAAGGAGCTGAGTGATTCCAGCAGCTGCCAGCCCAAACCACTTCCCCCAATCATTCCCACTACCACTGTTTCGCGGAGGATCACATCACTGCGGTAAGCCCCATAAGCCAGATAGCTAGGACTTTGAGGACTGAGCAGGCCATACAACCAGCTCATCCGCTCTGAACTCCCCATCGCTCTGAGGGCTTCTTGACGCTGGCCCCTTTGTTGCTGAAGCCCTTCGAGCAGCAACCGCCCCATCACCCCACTGTTGTGAAGTCCGATCGCCAAGGCACCAATCGCCAGGCTCGGGCGATTGCTGAGCAGTAGGAGCAGCACCATTAATGGCGGTGGGATCCAGCGCATGAAGGCCCAGAACAACGAGCAACACTGATGCCACCTGGAGGAGGGCCATATGAGCAAGGCCAGGGGGGGAAGTCCGATCGCAATCCCCGCAGCCAACAAGGTGAGGCCCAGCGTTTCCAAAATCATGCGCAGCCAAGGAAGTTCAGTGGCGGCCGCACTCAGCTGGGTCCAGGAAGGAACCTCCATCCCGATCCAGCTGAGTCCAGAAAACTGATCAGGAACGATCAGCCGTAGCCAAAACGTGCCGATCAATCCCAAAACGATCGTCAAGGTGCCGAACAACAGAATTCGACGTTGACCCTGAACCCCGTCTCCAGAACGTCCTCGCCAAAATCTCAACAGCTGCTCCAGAATCAACATCACGGCCGATAGAACCCACAACCCTGTCCACAGCTCACGAAACTGCAACGACTGAAGGGTGAGCTGCAGTTCGGTTCCAAGCCCCCCTAAGCCAAAAACCCCCAGCAAGGTGGCGCTTCGCAAGGCACATTCGAGCCTGTACCCCCCGTAGCTCATCAAGACAGTGCCCATTCCTGGGTTGAGAGCCGTCATCAAGGCCGACAGGGGCTGCACCCCTGCGCTGATTAAGGCATTCAGAGGACGATGATCTGCGCTGTCGAGATGATCTCGCCAAATCCTTGCCACGAGGGTGCTGTAAGGAATCACGATCGCAGCGACAGCAACGTAGGGATGAAGCCCCAACACCTGAAGCAACAACAGGCCCCAAACCAGCTCATGCACCGCTCTTGGGATGGCAAGGACCCCTCGTAGCGCTTTCGCTGGCCAAGGGGGAAGAGTCCAGCTTCTCCACACCACATCCGCGCAAGCGCTGCCGAGAAGCACACCCAACAACAAGCTGAGACTCCAGCTCAGAAAAGCCGTGGCCATGGTGACTCCAAGACCATGCCAAACCGCATGAAGGACATCGGGATCCAACGACGGATGCAGGGCTCCTGAAAGGAATTGCTGCCAAATCGACAGCCCGCCTCCATGCAGCCCGATCAAAGTCACGATCAAAACGGGCACCAGAGCCATGGCAGGCAACAAGGTGAGCAGGGGTGCCGCTGGTCTCGGGCGGTTCATCCGGCCGCGTACAACCTGGAAAGGTCAGTAGGAGTGAGTTGATCTGCTGGTTGGTCCATCACAAGCTGCCCATCCTGCAAACCGATCACACGATCAAAGCGATGGACGAGTTCGGGTTGATGCAAGCTGATCACAATCGCCTGAGCGCCACAATTCAGCTGCCCCTCGGGCGAACGGTTCAACAAGTGATCCAATAAGTCAGAGGCGATTGCAGGATCCAAATTTGCAATCGGTTCGTCGGCCAAGATCAGTTGCGGTTGCTGACGGAGCAAACGGGCAAGAGCCACACGTTGTCTCTGCCCTCCTGACAGCTGGCGGATCGGAGCATCAATCAAGCCACGCTCGATCAGATCAGCATCAAAACCTGCCCGCTGCAAGCAATCTTTGCAGGCGGATTGATCCACATTGAACAACAGATTGGACAATGCCCAGATCAGGTTGTGACGGCCCAAGGCACCGCTGTTGACGTTCTGTCCCACGCTGAGCTCCTCCACAAGCAGCAGGTCTTGCCAGAGCATTCCAATCTCCCTTTTTTGGCGACGAGGCATGGTGCGAATCGACGCACCACACCAACGCACCTCTCCCTGTTCAACACGAAGACTGCCATTGGCGATGGCCAGCAAGGTGCTCTTTCCGGCCCCGCTCCGTCCAAGCAAGGCGATCCGCTCTCCCTCAAACACCGAGAGGGAGATCGAGCGCAGTCGATCTCCTCTTGGGCCACTCAGGCTGACGTTCACCAACTCAAGAAGAGAGGTCAACGGATCTTGCCGAGCTGACGACCCACCTGCTCAATGGGTTGATAGGCAGATTCCTGAGCTGGAATGAAGCGCTTGGCAGCAAACAATTCCAAGATGGTTTTCTGACGCTTGATGGTGGGGGTTAAAGCCAAAATGGCCTTCTGGAGTTTGGTTGTGAACCCCTTCCCGAAGCGTTGGTCGAGATTGGGCCGTGCCAACCAGTGGTAATTCCCAAACGAAGGAGTTGTCCAGAGGACCTTCACCTTGTTGGGATCCACTGTCCCGTTCTTGATCGCGACATTCCAGACCGGCTGACTCAGAGCACCAGCCTGATAGGAACCGCTCTGCACCAAAGCGATCGTGGCATCGTGGCTTCCACTGAAGCCTGCTTGTCCACCCGCAAGTTGCTTTGGGGTCACCCCTGCTTGAGCCAAGAAATACTGAGGCATCAGTCGTCCCGACGTGGAACTTTCTGATCCAAACGTGAAGCGCTTTCCTTTAAGGCCTTTCAGACCATCAATGCTGCTAATGGGTTGTAAACCTGCTGAAGAATTGGCGATAAAAACACTATTAAATTTCGCGTCGATGGCTCGTTGTGCCAGAACCTTGGCACCTGGCGTTTGAAGTCGAGCCTGAATCCCTGTCAGACCTCCGAACCAAACGAGATCCAAACTTCCGGTCCTAAAAGCACTCACGGCTGCTGGGTAATTGCTAACCGGCACGTACCGGACAGGGACCTTCAATTTGTCGCTTAATTCAGCAGCAAGTTGTCCGTATCGACGATTTAACCGTTCTGGATTTTGATCGGGTATGGCTCCGATCCGAAGTGTTGCTTGAGCATTCGCTGGAAGGACCATTGCGCCCTGGCCACAAAAAAAGGCCAAAAGAACAACGGCCCCTTGTTTTCGGACCCGTGTCAAAAGCTTGGTCATGCCTGAAAAGTGATGGGGTTATGGACGAGTCAGCAAACTCTTAAGCCGACTCAGCCCATCGGAAATCGTCTCACGCGAAACGGCACAAGACAGCCTGACGCAGCGATCATCGCCAAAGGCACCACCGGGAACGATCGCCAGTCCTTCCTCCTCGAGAGCACGCTCGCAAAAGGCCAGCGAATCGGGAATGACATCAGGCAAGCGAGGAAAGGCATAAAAAGCGCCTCTCGGTGGTACGAGGGTGATGCCCTCCATCTGTTGAAGACCAGTGCAGAGCTCAGCACGCCGCGTGTTGTAGCTAGCAGCCATCTCACGGACGCAGTCCCGAGAGCCCTGAAGCGCCGCCAAAGCCCCCCGTTGAGCAAAGCTGCACACATTGCTTGTGCTTTGGCTTTGCAGGGCAGCCGCGGCCTTGATCACCGTGCTGTCACCACTGAGATATCCGAGTCGCCAACCGGTCATGGCCCAGCCTTTGGCAAAACCATTCACCACAAAACACCGCTCTCTGAGATCTGGAGCTACGGCAGCAAAACTGTGGTGGGATTCACCCTCTTCCAACAGGTATTCGTAAATTTCATCGCTCATCACCATCAGGTTGGGATGCTTTCGCACCAGCTCTGCCAGGGCTTCTAGTTCACTGAGACTCAACACACGACCTGTTGGGTTGCCCGGTGAATTGAGCACCAGAACCTTGGTTAACGGGGTGATGGATTGTTCAATCTTGTTGAGATCAAGTCCAAACCCATCGCTTGCTGACGACGACACCGTGACAGGGTTTCCCCCAGCCAAGCGAACAATTTCTGGGTAACTCAACCAATACGGGGCCGGAATAATGACTTCATCTCCTGGGTTCAGAAGAACTTGAAACAGGTTGTAAATCGCCTGTTTTCCGCCATTGGTGACCAAGACCTGATCGGTTTTGGTGGGGATGTTGTTTTCAAGACTCAATTTCTGAGCGATGGCAGCCCGCAGCTCTGGATCGCCAGCAGCCGGTCCATACCGGGTGATGCCATCCCTTAGGGCTTGGATCGACGCCTCAACAATGAAGTCTGGCGTCCCGAAATCCGGCTCCCCCGCACTCAAGCTGCACACATTCACACCCTTTTGCTGCAGGGCTTTTGCTCGGGCGCTGATGGCAAGTGTGAGCGATGGCTGCAGAGCCAAAGCTCGGTGCGAGAGAAATGGGGGGCCTGGCATCAGCACGGCACCCCCTCGATGGATGCTCGGATATGTGAAACATCATCCTGCCTGATGTGGCGTCGGTGACAACACCGATGTGCTGATGACAGCCTGGATCGAAATGTTGTCCATGCCGACCATGTCAGCTGAAACGACCTCATTGAGTTGGGTGTTGGCGGCCAACAATCCCCAATCTCTCGCGGAGTTTTATGCGAACGCTCTGGGATGTGCGTGCCGTCAAGGACTGTCAGACCAGCACTGGATGCTGTCTCTACCCATGGGCGGAACACTGCAGATTTATCGCCCTTCCCGTCAACGGCCTTGGCCCGTGCAAGGTGCAGCCCTGGCCCCTTGTTTTCAGCGGATTGGAACCGACCATCCAGAGACGGAGCTGGCCGGTTGGATCGAGCAACTGGAGGGCTTGGGAGCGCGGCGGCGCGAAACCACTCGTCTGGAATCGTTTGGAGCGGAATGCTGGATGGAGGATCCAGAAGGGCAGCCCTTTCTCACCTTGGTGCTGACGCAAGGTTCCACTGGCTCATAGGGTTTTGAGCTGAGCGATCCATGCGCGTGTCCTTAGAAGACTTCGAGGCATCCTGTCTCCAGTGTCAGCGCTGTGATCTGGCGCAAGAACGCAAGACTGTTGTGGTCAGTCGTGGAAACCCTTCAGCGCGGCTGATGGTGATTGGAGAAGCGCCAGGGGCTGATGAGGATGCTCAGGGGCGTCCTTTTGTTGGGCGTTCCGGTCGCCTCTTGGATGCATGCCTAGCCGAGGTGGGGCTTGATCAAGCAGACGACGCTTATATCTGCAACTTGATCAAATGCCGCCCCCCTGGTAACCGACGCCCCACCCCAGCAGAGCTCATGGCCTGCAGACCGTGGCTTGATCGTCAAATTCTGGAGGTCGATCCAGAGATCTTGTTCATTCTTGGAGCGACAGCCACAGCGTCACTGCTCCAATGCCGTACACCGATTAGTCGATTAAGGGGGCAGTGGACGGAATGGGAAGGGCGCTCAGTGATGCCGAGTTTTCATCCCTCGTACCTCTTGCGAAATCCTTCACGAGACCCTGGGAAGCCCCGGTCGCTGTTTATGGCTGATCTGACCCACGTCAAGCGCGCACTGAACGGGGTTGTGTCAGGGTTATCTCCAGATTCGAGCGATCCTTGATGACCGCCTCGCAGCGTTACGACACCAAGATTCATCGCCGGGTGACGCGCACGGTGATGGTGGGCGATGTACCCATCGGAAGTGAGCATCCGATTGCGGTGCAATCGATGATTAATGAGGACACGCTTGACATCGACGGGTCGGTCGCGGGAATTCGTCGGCTAGCCGATGCCGGATGCGAAATCGTGCGTGTCACGACTCCGTCGATCGGTCATGCCATCGCGATGGGGAAGATTCGCTCAGCACTTCGAGCACAGGGATGCAAGATCCCACTCGTGGCCGATGTCCATCACAACGGCACCCGCATTGCCCTAGAAGTCGCCAAGCACGTCGACAAAGTGCGCATTAATCCTGGGTTGTTTGTTTTCGACAAACCAGATCCCAATCGCCAGGAGTTCAGCAAAGACGAGTTTGATGCGATTGGAGAAAGAATCAAGGAAACATTTGCTCCGCTCGTTCAAGTCCTGAAAGAGCAAAACAAGGCCTTGAGAATTGGAGTGAATCACGGTTCCTTGGCTGAACGCATGCTGTTCACCTATGGAGATACCCCTCAAGGCATGGTCGAATCGGCCATGGAGTTCGTACGCATCTGCGATTCACTCGATTTTCACAACATCGTGATTTCAATGAAGGCATCGCGGGCGCCCGTGATGCTGGCGGCCTACCGATTGATGGCGGACACCATGGATCGTGAAGGGTTCAACTACCCCCTGCACTTAGGAGTCACCGAAGCAGGTGATGGCGACTACGGCCGAATTAAAAGCACGGCAGGAATCGCAACGTTGCTGGCAGAAGGGCTTGGAGACACCCTGCGGGTGTCCCTCACAGAAGCTCCTGAAAAGGAAATTCCCGTGTGCTTTTCGATTCTGCAGGCACTGGGAATCCGCAAGACGATGGTCGAATACGTGGCCTGTCCGAGCTGCGGTCGCACTTTGTTTAATCTTGAGGAGGTTCTTCATCAGGTCCGAAACGCCACCTCTCATCTCACCGGTCTCGACATTGCGGTGATGGGTTGCATTGTGAATGGACCTGGCGAGATGGCTGATGCTGACTACGGTTACGTCGGCAAGGGGCCTGGGGTGATCGCCCTGTATCGCAACCGTGATGAGATCCGAAAAGTACCCGAGTCTGAGGGGGTGGCAGCCTTGGTTCAGCTCATCAAAGACGACGGCCGCTGGGTTGAACCCGACTGATGTCGTTAGGGTGCTTAAAAGGTCCACATGGACGATATGAGCGCTAAAAATTTCGGCACCAAAGGATCTCAACGTCACAGCTGGTTTTTAGCTCTAGGAGCAGGGGCTGTTACAGCGGCTGTTGTCGTGGCAAATCCTGGTTTGGGTTTGCCAAGCACGACATCGTCATCAATTACCAATAGCCCGAAAGAGGTGATTGATCAGGTCTGGCAGATCGTGTATCGAGATTTCCTGGATTCTTCAGGCGGATATGACCTCGATCAATGGTCAATCCTTCGCAAGGATTTGCTCTCCAAGTCTTATGCAGGAACAGAGGAATCCTATGAAGCGATTCGAGGAATGTTGGCGAGTCTTGATGACCCTTACACCCGATTCCTGGACCCAAAAGAGTTCAAGGAAATGCAAATTGACACGTCGGGGGAATTAACCGGTGTCGGCATACAAATTTCATTAGACAAAGACACCAAAGAGATTGTGGTGGTGTCGCCGATTGAAGGCACACCTGCCTCCAAAGCCGGGGTCCAACCCAAGGACGTCATCGTTTCGATTGATGGTCAACCCACCAAGGGAATGACCACGGAAGATGCGGTGAAGCTCATTCGTGGAACGGAAGGAAGCGACGTCGTCCTGGGCTTACGCCGCAATGGCTCCATCCTTGAGGTTCCCCTCATTCGGGCTCGCATTGAAATCCAGGCCGTCGACAGTCAACTCAACACCAGTGCCAACGGAACCAAGGTGGGCTACATCCGCCTCAAGCAATTCAACGCGAATGCCTCCAAAGAGATGCGAGCAGCGATTCGCGACCTTGAAAAACAAGGATCTCAGGGTTACGTCCTTGATTTGCGCAGCAACCCAGGTGGCTTGCTCGAAGCCAGCGTCGACATTGCCCGTCAATGGCTGGATGAAGGGACGATTGTCAGCACAAAAACCCGTGAGGGCATTCAGGACGTCCGCCGTGCCACAGGAAATGCTTTAACAGACCGTCCAGTGGTGGTGTTGGTCAATGAGGGCTCCGCGAGCGCAAGCGAGATTCTTTCAGGAGCGCTTCAAGACAACGAACGCGGGGTTCTGGTAGGCCAAAAAACCTTTGGGAAAGGGCTCGTCCAATCCGTGCGCGGACTCTCTGACGGATCTGGGATGACCGTCACGATTGCGAAATACCTCACACCCAAAGGCACCGATATCCATAAAAACGGCATCCGCCCGGATGTTCCTGTGGAGATGAGTGAGAAGGAGATTAAAACTCTCACGATTGAACAGTTGGGGACCAACAAAGATGGGCAGTACCGCGTAGCGGAAACCACCCTGCTCAAAGCGCTACAGGCTCCAAAAGCGGAAAGAACGTATCAACCAGGAGCCGCCAACCTTCAGTCAGCACTTCAGCGATAGGGAGCCAAACCAAACCCTTCGCGTTCGCTTCGACTCTCTGCGGACCTGCGGCCTTGGTGTGTTGCAGGAATGATGGCCGTTCTGGCTGGAACAGCTTCACGGACCCTCTGCAAGAGAGCAGTGCAGCCACCAGCAGAGTGGATGGCATCGTCCAAGCTGCTCAGCGGAATGCGTTGTCCCCAAGTCCTAGGCCATCCCCAGGTTTGGCCTTGTCGTTCCAACAAAGCAACTGCCTCTGCCCGCTCGATTGAACCGGAACGCATCAAACAGGTGGTGGTAGCCAAAGTGGCAACCTGAAGATTGGAGGCTTGAGACGAGCGCGTGGGATACACAGGTTGAACCTGGCGCCTGATGGGAAAGGGCCTAGATGGAATATTGAATGGGGTTTGAGACAGGCCACCCCCAGACATTTGCCCAAGGGCTGCGATCGCTAATTGCAGGAGAAGATTATTCATCGTTCAGTTGTGATTCGTTTGTTGGGGAGATGTGCTTACACGCGAACGGTTGAGCCGCAGTAGCGATCGAAGAGCTTCATGACATCTTTGGCAGGAAGTTTCGCCGTATAGCGAGCCTCAAGTTCTGCGAGATGCTGACTACGGGGATACGCCCTAATCGACTTCCATTCCTCTGGCGTTTCCCGTCTCAAGACGCGAGACATCATGAGATGTTGACTGGGAAGAGTGATCGATCCACCGGCGCAGCGCTGCATTCTGTGCGTGGCTTCGTGAGCCAGAGTGTTCCAAACCTCTGCCGCATTGCGGTGAGTGCGACACACGATCAAGGTGTCATTTTTCGGATGGTAAGCCCCCTGCAACCCCCGTGTTGAGCAATTACGTTGAATCACTCTCACCCCATGAGACGTGAGTTTGTTGCGCAAGGCATCAACCGCGGCCCAAGATTGAGCATGAACAGGTGCTGTCTCGAGAAGAAGAAGCACAGGGGTGAGGCATGCAATCGATGGCCATTCTTTAAAGAAGACAAGCGGCTTGATTGGCATGGGCAGCCGTCGGAGAGCACCTCACAGCTTCGGACAGTGATACACAAAAAAAATCACCCAAAAGGGTGATTCTTATGACTAAATGTGAGTGAAGCTCCGCCTAAGCGACGGGTTGCATCAAGCCACCACCTGGAGACGAGTCGTCATCATCGTTTTCCGTATCGTTCTGCCACATGGCGAAAATTCCCAGAGCTGCTGCACCAACCAAACTGCCTAGAAGGCTGAGGGAGCTTCCCGATGCAATTGGATCGATGAATTCAGCCACTTGGTAACACGCCGAGTCACCACATAGTAACGAAGGATTGCGAATTGTGTTGCACTTTCTCATCTTTCCCAGGCGGGCTTGAGCTCAAACCGTCAAAACCGCTTCGTTCTGGTCTTTTTGCTGTTGCTCACGCTGCTCACGCGTCAATCCATCCGGATCCGGAATCTGTGATGCCATCTGCTCTAGCCAGCCTTTGAGCTCGTCGAGCTGCCTCTCCATGGGCAGAACACCAAGGCCTCTGGCCAGGACCTTGGCAACACTTCCACTTCCTGCCTGATACACAAGTCGACCATGGAGATGTTGAGGCAAGCCCTGACGGAGCAGACGAAACGCGGGTTCCTCCATCGGCGTTTCGAGCGCAATATTTGGTTTTTCCGGACGAATCCGGGCGAATCCGCAACGTTTCGCGAGCAGCTTGAGTTCCATCAACTGCAACAGGGATTGAACCGGCCCGGGCAAGGCCCCGTAACGATCGGCCCAACCAGCAGCCAGTTCCACCAGAGCTTCTGAACTGAGACACTCGGATGCAGCCCGGTAGGCGGACATCTTCTCGTCGGCATCGACGATCCAGTCGGCAGGGATAAACGCCGTGACCTGCAGATCCACCTGCGTATCGTCCACAGCGGGAATGTCTTGCCCCTGAATTTCAGCCAACGACTCTTGCAACATCTCCATGTAGAGATCGAAACCAATGGCCTCCATCTGTCCGCTTTGTTCCACACCGAGCAGGTTGCCCACCCCCCGGATCTCCATATCCCGCATCGCCAGTTGATAGCCACTACCAAGCTGGGCGAATTCCTGGATCGCGCGTAAACGCTGTCGTGCCGCCTCACTGAGCGAGGCATCTCCGGGATAAAACAACCAGGCATGAGCTTGGACACCGCTACGCCCCACGCGTCCCCTGAGCTGATAGAGCTGAGCGAGTCCAAACCGGTGCGCATCTTCGATCAGAATCGTGTTGACGCGAGGAATGTCGAGCCCGCTCTCCACAATGGTGGTGCAAAGCATCACATCGGCTTCTCCACCGTTGAACGCCACCATCGCGCTCTCCAGCTCACCTTCGGCCATTTGTCCATGGGCAACGAGGAGCTTGAGGCCAGGAAGCATCTCACGAAGCTTGCCGGCAACCTCCTCAATCCCCTCCACGCGAGGCACCACATAAAACACCTGGCCACCACGATCAAGCTCTTGACGGATAGAACTGCGAACAGCTTCGTCATCCAGCGCCGCCAAGTGGGTTTTAATCGGCCGGCGCAAGGGGGGTGGAGTCGTAATCAAACTCATTTCACGCACCCCAGACAAGCTCATATAAAGGGTTCGAGGAATGGGCGTGGCTGAGAGCGTCAAGACATCCACGTCCTTGCGCAAGGCCTTGATTTTTTCCTTTTGATTCACACCGAAACGT
The window above is part of the Synechococcus sp. WH 8020 genome. Proteins encoded here:
- a CDS encoding TIGR00297 family protein; translated protein: MVLPDQNITMWGIALLLNGLLIAMAQRLPLLTSRGWVHAGILGTILWGCLGWRGWVAVVIYLVLGSMVTRLGFAQKQKQGLAEARGGRRGPANVWGSALTGTVIALLIGAGLGSPTLLLIGFAASFAAKLADTFGSEIGKRWGRTTVLITSLRRVPAGTEGAVSLEGTLASAAGSLLMMLVMAGLSIVTSPTAMLVVAFVGLIATLLESLLGALAQERVTWLTNEIVNGLQTAWAAVLAMLIALPLGLAG
- a CDS encoding sigma-70 family RNA polymerase sigma factor, with protein sequence MPSPESLRRREQRRLLPQSILDRNDAVLEHLGLAHHAAIHQAARFPGEQDDLVQEGRLGLIHGMANFDPQRGCRISTYVLTRVNGQILHFRRDRQHALRIPWRLKDLHSRGVRLQAQRLQQSLDPLDERGLAASLNVSPHRWREALIAHSLSYVASLDVAPSIQAVDGELRSSLLHQIEDPSSVPVSVEEPSLRWLKDALKTLEPQQCCWLLARYVDNIPIKDLALREKVDAGLLRQSIRESLSRLRQAARPLQQCLPLARKTQRKRNQHRQDGGPGGLQAVDDLIG
- a CDS encoding GDSL-type esterase/lipase family protein; protein product: MTTAPRQLVVIGDSGVYGWGDSEGGGWCERLRRQWMTMPSAPVVYGLGVRGDGLERIAQRWQQEWSCRGELRRQQPDGLLLSVGLNDSARVGRLDGRQQLSAEAFRFGLEQLLAAMTPVTQVMVMGLSVVDEAVMPFADCLWYSNEAVAIHEAQLEETCLEADVPFLSLHRAMAAEPDWLTWLEPDGIHLNSTGHHWIHQRLQEWKPLLHWAGLEPHCQFTSLMTY
- a CDS encoding phosphonate ABC transporter; its protein translation is MNRPRPAAPLLTLLPAMALVPVLIVTLIGLHGGGLSIWQQFLSGALHPSLDPDVLHAVWHGLGVTMATAFLSWSLSLLLGVLLGSACADVVWRSWTLPPWPAKALRGVLAIPRAVHELVWGLLLLQVLGLHPYVAVAAIVIPYSTLVARIWRDHLDSADHRPLNALISAGVQPLSALMTALNPGMGTVLMSYGGYRLECALRSATLLGVFGLGGLGTELQLTLQSLQFRELWTGLWVLSAVMLILEQLLRFWRGRSGDGVQGQRRILLFGTLTIVLGLIGTFWLRLIVPDQFSGLSWIGMEVPSWTQLSAAATELPWLRMILETLGLTLLAAGIAIGLPPLALLIWPSSRWHQCCSLFWAFMRWIPPPLMVLLLLLSNRPSLAIGALAIGLHNSGVMGRLLLEGLQQQRGQRQEALRAMGSSERMSWLYGLLSPQSPSYLAYGAYRSDVILRETVVVGMIGGSGLGWQLLESLSSFHWAAVVLVLCCYCALTISGESLSDRCRSLWLQS
- a CDS encoding phosphonate ABC transporter ATP-binding protein, which produces MTSLLELVNVSLSGPRGDRLRSISLSVFEGERIALLGRSGAGKSTLLAIANGSLRVEQGEVRWCGASIRTMPRRQKREIGMLWQDLLLVEELSVGQNVNSGALGRHNLIWALSNLLFNVDQSACKDCLQRAGFDADLIERGLIDAPIRQLSGGQRQRVALARLLRQQPQLILADEPIANLDPAIASDLLDHLLNRSPEGQLNCGAQAIVISLHQPELVHRFDRVIGLQDGQLVMDQPADQLTPTDLSRLYAAG
- a CDS encoding putative selenate ABC transporter substrate-binding protein encodes the protein MTKLLTRVRKQGAVVLLAFFCGQGAMVLPANAQATLRIGAIPDQNPERLNRRYGQLAAELSDKLKVPVRYVPVSNYPAAVSAFRTGSLDLVWFGGLTGIQARLQTPGAKVLAQRAIDAKFNSVFIANSSAGLQPISSIDGLKGLKGKRFTFGSESSTSGRLMPQYFLAQAGVTPKQLAGGQAGFSGSHDATIALVQSGSYQAGALSQPVWNVAIKNGTVDPNKVKVLWTTPSFGNYHWLARPNLDQRFGKGFTTKLQKAILALTPTIKRQKTILELFAAKRFIPAQESAYQPIEQVGRQLGKIR
- a CDS encoding pyridoxal phosphate-dependent aminotransferase, with amino-acid sequence MPGPPFLSHRALALQPSLTLAISARAKALQQKGVNVCSLSAGEPDFGTPDFIVEASIQALRDGITRYGPAAGDPELRAAIAQKLSLENNIPTKTDQVLVTNGGKQAIYNLFQVLLNPGDEVIIPAPYWLSYPEIVRLAGGNPVTVSSSASDGFGLDLNKIEQSITPLTKVLVLNSPGNPTGRVLSLSELEALAELVRKHPNLMVMSDEIYEYLLEEGESHHSFAAVAPDLRERCFVVNGFAKGWAMTGWRLGYLSGDSTVIKAAAALQSQSTSNVCSFAQRGALAALQGSRDCVREMAASYNTRRAELCTGLQQMEGITLVPPRGAFYAFPRLPDVIPDSLAFCERALEEEGLAIVPGGAFGDDRCVRLSCAVSRETISDGLSRLKSLLTRP